GCCGACGAGGATGCCGATCAGGAGGATCAGGCTGAAGTCGCGCAGGACCGGGCCGCCGAAGATCAGGAGGCTGACGAGCGGCAGCATGGTGCTCACCGAGGTCATCACCGTGCGCGAGAGCGTCTGGTTGATCGAGGTGTTCACGATCTCGCGGTAGGGCCGCCCGCGCATCTCGCGCAGGTTCTCGCGGATGCGGTCGGAGACGATGATCGAGTCGTTGAGCGAGTAACCGATCAATGTGAGCAGCGCGGCCACGGTCGCCACCGTGAACTCCAGGCCGAGCAGGCTGAAGAGCCCCATCGCAATCGCCACGTCGTGGACGGCGGCGATGATGCTGCCCAGCCCCATGATGAAGTCGAAGCGGAAGCCGACGTAGATCAGGATCAGGGCCAGACCCAGGACCACGGCGTAGACGGTCTTCTGGGTGAGCTCCTGGCCGACCGCCGGGCCGACCGTCTCGCTCGACAGCACCTCGCCCTGCGGCAGCGCCGAGATGGCCGTGCCCAGCCGCTGCGTCTCGGCGGCGGTGAGTTCGGGCACCTTGACGGTGTACTGGGCGCCGCTGATCCCCGGAATCACGTCCCGCTGGATGGTGGCGCTCTGCGGGGTCACCTTGGCGACGCCCGCACCCGAGACGGCCTCGCGCATCTGCTCGGGCGTCGTCGCCGCGCCCGCCCGGACGGTCAGGGTGGTGCCGGACACGAAGTCCACCCCGTAGTTCAGGCCCCGGGTCGCCAGGATCAGCCCGCCGCCCAGCGCCAGCAGCACGCTGAGGGTGGTCACGATGGGCGCGGCCTTCATGAAGTTGATGTTGGTCTTGCCGATGCGGGTCGGGGCGCTCGCATTCGGCCTGCGCCGCGCCAGCACCTGCATCCCCCACTTGGCGAACACGAGGTTCGAGAAGGTGGAGGCGATCACGCCGATGATCAGGGTGACGGCAAAACCCTTCACCGGGCCGGTCGAGTAGTTGTACAAGGCCAGCGCCGAGAGCAGGTGCGAGGCGTTCACGTCGAGGATCGCGGCGGTGGAGTGCTGGTATCCGGCGCCGATGGCGTTCTTGAGGCCTTTGCCCTTCGCCATCTCCTCCTTGATGCGCTCGAAGGAGATCACGTTGCCGTCCACGGCGGCGCCGATGGTGAGCACCAGCCCCGCGATGCCCGGCAGCGTCATGGTGGCCCCGAAGCCGCCCAGCATTCCCAGGATCACGATGGCCGAGAACAGCAGGCCGAGCGCCCCCACCAGCCCGAACCAGAAGCCGTAGTACAAGAAGAGCATCCCGAACACCAGCGCGATCCCCACCAGCGAGGCGATGGCGCCGCTGCGGATGGCGTCGGCGCCCAGCGTGGGCCCGATGGCGCGTTCGGCCTCGGTCCTGATCTGGATGGGCAGCGCCCCCGACTCCAGCACCAGGGCGAGCTGGCCCGCCTCCTCGGCGTCGAAGGAGCCGCTGATCTGCACGTCGCGGAAGAGGCGCTGCTGGATCGTCGCCACCGACTGGATCTGGTCGTCGAGCACGACCGCCATCAGCCGCCCGACGTTCTTGCCCGTGAAGTCCCCGAACACCTGCGCGCCCTGCGGGGTCGTCTGGAAGTTCACCACCCAGCGCCCGGTCGTGGGATCGGTCGAGGCCTGCGCGTTGGCGATGACTTCACCCGTCGCCTGCGCCGGGCCAAGGTCTTCGAGGGTATAGCCGCCCGTCGCGGGTTTCTGCTGCGCGAGCTGCGGATCAGGTTGTGCCCCCGGGTTCACGATGCGGAATTCGAGCCGCGCGGTGCGACCGATGATCTCGCGCGCCCGCTGCTGCACGGCGGGGGTCGCGCCCGGAATCTCCACCACGACCCGGCGCCCGCCCGCCACGGTGACGGTCGGCTCGGCCACGCCGAGGGCGTTGATGCGGTTTTCGATGACGGTCTTCACCCGGTCGAGTTCCTCGCGGGTGGCGTTGCCGCCCTCGGGGGCAAGCTCGATGCGCAGGCCGCCCTTGAGGTCGAGGCCCAGCGTCATGAACTGGTACTGGTCGTCCCAGAGGGTCCAGAGATCGCCCCGGTGTTCCCAGGGCCGCCAGATGTACAGCAGGCTGGCGAGCAGGGTGAGCAGCAGGAGCAGGCCCGTCCAGCGGTTCGGCTTGCCGGGCGCCGGGGCCGCCTTCCGGGGCGGCGGGCGGCGGTTGCGGTTGCGGTTTGGATTGCTGTAGGTCACAGAAGGACTCCAGATGGGAGGGAGAGGGGAGACGGTGGCGGCCCGGCCTCCGCCTTCCTACCCCCCGTCCGTCTGCCGCCGTCCCAGCAGGGCGAGGCTGCGTTTCGGGGGGGAGACCGTCCAAACGGGCAGCCGGTTGGGCGCCGGGTCGGCCCCCCCCGGCATCCGGAAGGGCTCGGGCGGCGGGGCGGCACCGAGCGCGGGCCCGGGGGTGGGCTGCGGCGCCGGGCGCCACTCGGGGAGGGCCGGGGCCACGCTCCCCGCCGTCACCCGGGATCCCTGGTCCATGACGGGCGGCTGGTGACCGAGCAGCACCGCGAGCACCGAGAGCAGCGTCAGCACGCCCGGCCACGCGGCCAGCCGCGACCGCCACGGGGGCGTCACGGGGAGGCGGGCGGGGACGGGCTCGGGGGTGGGCATCTTCGTGGGTCTGCGCGCGGGACAGCCCGGTCAGGAGAAACGCCGCCCGTGCTGAGCGCCCCAGCATAGCAGGGCTGTCCGGGACCCCGCCGCCCGTGCGTCACCCTCCCCCGCCGTTAGCCCCCGTTTAACGGCCCCGCCGCACCCTGACGCCGTGCCCGGTCCCCTCTGCCGGGCATTCCCCCAAAGGAGCGTGAACCGAGTGAAGTCCACCCCCAAGAACCGCACGGCCCTGCTCGCCCTCGTCGCCGCCCTGCCCCTCACGGCGGGGCTGGTGTTCGCCCAGCAGTCGGCCCCCCAGCGGGTCCAGCCCGCGCAGCCCGGCCAGAGCCAGAACAACGCCCGGCCCGGCACCCCCCCCGGCGCGCAGACGAGCGCCACGAACTACGCCGACACCTTCCTGCAACGCCTCGCCGCGGGGCTTGGCATCAGCGTGGACCGTCTGAAGTCCGCCGCCGTCGCCGCCGGGAACGCCACCATCGACCAGGCGGTGCGCAACGGGGACATCCCGCAAGACCGCGCCGCCGACCTCAAGGCCCGCCTTCAGGACGCGCCCCTCAACTTCGGACGTTTCGGCGGACGGGGTGACCTGGGCCGGGGTGGACCTGACGGCCAGACGGGGCAGATGGGCGGCCAGATGAATGACCGTGGCCCCCGCGCCGGATTCGGCCAGGCCGTCGTCGCCGCCGTCGCCCGCACCCTGGGGCTGAGCGAGCAGGCCCTCACCCAGCAGCTCCAGCAGGGGCAGACCGTCCGCCAGCTCGCCCAGGCCAAGGGTGTCAGCACCACCACCGTCCGCAACGCCGCCGTCGCCGCCCTGAGGACCAGCCTCAACGCCGAGGTGCAGGCCGGTCGCCTCTCCCAGGCGCAGGCCCAGCAACTCCTCGCCCGCGCCCAGGCGGACGCGAACTTCGGCCTGAACTTCGGGCGCGGCGGACGCGGCGGCCCCAGTCGGGACGGTCAGGGCGGACCGCGTGGCTTCGGCCAGCCGGGCACCACGACCCCCGGCACCCAGGGCTCCTGAGCCCACGAACCAAAGAAGAGAGGGGCGGTCTCCCACACCGGGGCCGCCCCTCTCCTTTTGCTGATGGCTGACTGCTGAGAGCTGACTGCTCCCCTTACGCCTGCGTGACCTCCACCATCTCGGACGCCTCGATGATGTCCCCCTCCTGCACGTCGTTCCAGTCGAGGTTGATCCCGCACTCGTACCCGGTCTGCACCTCGCGCACGTCGTCCTTGAAGCGCTTGAGGCCCACGACGGTCCCCTGGTACACGACCTGCCGCCCGCGCGTGACCTTGGCCTTCGCGTTCCTGCGCAGCAGCCCGTCGGTGACGTACGACCCCGCGATGTTACCGCTCTTGGGGTGCTTGATGATCATGCGGACCTCGGCGCGGCCCAGGTACCGCTCCTCGAAGACGGGCTCAACGTTGCCCTTGATCAGGCGGTCCACCTCGTCGATCAGCTCGTAGATGATGCGGAAGGACCCCAGGTCGATGCCCTTTTGCTCTGCGATCTTCTTCACGCCGCCCGAGGCGGTCACGTTGAAGCACAGGATCGTCGCCTCGGCGGTGGAGGCCAGGAGCACGTCGCCCTCGGTCGGCGAGCCGATCCCGGCGAGGAGGACGTTGATCTTCACGTCGTCCGTCTCCTTTTTGGCGAGGATGCCCTGGATCGCCTCCAGGCTGCCCTGGGTGTCGGCGCGCAGGATCACGTTCACCGTGCGCGTCTCCCCGAGCGGCCCCATCATCTCCTCCAGGCTCAGGCGGCGGCGGCCCCGGGCTTCTTCCGCGTCGCGGCGGTCGCCGACCCGCTGCGCCACGACCTCGCGCGCCTGGTGCTCGTTCTTCGCGCTGCGGACCGTCTCACCGCTCGCGGGGGCCTCGTTGAAGCCCAGAATCTGCACGGGCGTGCTCGG
This Deinococcus aestuarii DNA region includes the following protein-coding sequences:
- the secD gene encoding protein translocase subunit SecD codes for the protein MTYSNPNRNRNRRPPPRKAAPAPGKPNRWTGLLLLLTLLASLLYIWRPWEHRGDLWTLWDDQYQFMTLGLDLKGGLRIELAPEGGNATREELDRVKTVIENRINALGVAEPTVTVAGGRRVVVEIPGATPAVQQRAREIIGRTARLEFRIVNPGAQPDPQLAQQKPATGGYTLEDLGPAQATGEVIANAQASTDPTTGRWVVNFQTTPQGAQVFGDFTGKNVGRLMAVVLDDQIQSVATIQQRLFRDVQISGSFDAEEAGQLALVLESGALPIQIRTEAERAIGPTLGADAIRSGAIASLVGIALVFGMLFLYYGFWFGLVGALGLLFSAIVILGMLGGFGATMTLPGIAGLVLTIGAAVDGNVISFERIKEEMAKGKGLKNAIGAGYQHSTAAILDVNASHLLSALALYNYSTGPVKGFAVTLIIGVIASTFSNLVFAKWGMQVLARRRPNASAPTRIGKTNINFMKAAPIVTTLSVLLALGGGLILATRGLNYGVDFVSGTTLTVRAGAATTPEQMREAVSGAGVAKVTPQSATIQRDVIPGISGAQYTVKVPELTAAETQRLGTAISALPQGEVLSSETVGPAVGQELTQKTVYAVVLGLALILIYVGFRFDFIMGLGSIIAAVHDVAIAMGLFSLLGLEFTVATVAALLTLIGYSLNDSIIVSDRIRENLREMRGRPYREIVNTSINQTLSRTVMTSVSTMLPLVSLLIFGGPVLRDFSLILLIGILVGTYSSIYIVAPMVVYLEEWKDKRKAGARTVKA